GGATGCGAGTAGGGCAAGAATGAAGAATCCGATAAAATGACCGATTTTTCGCAGAATCCAATCGCTGCTGTACCACTTAAGATCCAGTTTTGTAAGCTCGGACCAGTCGGGAGAGGGGTTAAACTGGAAATCCACGACTTGATATCTAATCAGTAGATGGAAATTAACTGAACAAGTAAAGACGAATAGAGCTATTGCCCATAGAAAGGTAAGAATGATTCGCATGAAAAATAGCTCCTTTTGGTGGTGAAGATGCTTCTATTTATATAACTGATTACAATGCGTTTTTATTTGATACAAAATGTATCCAACCAGTTCCTATATTATAGTAATCCATGAGTTGTTTTCAAGATTGAAGTTTGAATTGTTTCAATATTTGGGCTTGGCTCTAATCGTAGGTGGGTATTTTCATCAAGCACATTTGTAATGTAGTCACTACTATGTAGCAAGGAGGAGATGAGCATGGCCAAGAGACAAACGAAATACATGAAGATGAATGCATGGTCATCCTCGGATACGATGGATCCGAACGATGTAAGCTTCAATTTCGATTTGTTAGATGAGGAATTAATGAGCCGTGGCATTAACGTTAAGTGGTTTGGAGCTGTAGGTGATGGAAGAGCAGATGATACTGCGGCTTTTCAGGCCGCGATGGCAAAGTGTGATAAGCGTTACAAGCTATTTGTGCCTCCTGGTGATTATCGGATCAGACAAACGATAGAGAATAATAGCAGAGGAATTTATGGGGCAGGTCCCTATGTAGATGGTGGACAAATGGGCACGAGAATTATCTGGGACCCCCTCGACACAACAACCGATTTACTTCCATGCATAAGAATCCGAAATTCTGGAGTGAAAGCAGTATTTGAGGATTTCGGAATATATGGTGTTTCAAGATATAACTCAAGAGAACTGATCAACTGGATAAATAAGGAGTTATTTGAGCAAAGTCTGTACGATATGTTTGCTGTAGGTTCAGCTGCGTTTGAAGTTGCAGGATCAGCGACACCGATATTTAGAAATATTGCTACATCTGGAGTGAAGGTTGGGCAGCTTCTTAACAGTAACAATGGACATGTATCTTCATACGAATGTACCTGGAACGGATTAATTGGCGTATATTGCCGTATCAACACAGGGGATTATTTTTATCAAGGTGGCAGTATAACAGGAGCATTCTGCGGCATCATGTTTGGTACGATATTAGCGGCCGGACATCGCGGGGGGTTCAATGCCAACCTTCATAGAACACATCTTGGATTTTCACCGTACGCTATTTATCAGTGCATTGACAGTGGACTTGATGACTATAAGGCAGCTCCTGTAGTTCTAGGATTAAGCGGCATCTATATGAATGCTCAGTTTGAGCAATGCGGAGAAGCGGCAATCAAACTATTGAGTAAATCTTTAACATCGAATTTAAGACTATTCGGCTTCGGCTTTACTTGGTCTGTAACAAGTTATACAGGGAATCCTTCAAAGTGGGAGTACTCGATGCCAGATGAATTGATACCTGCTGGTGAAAAACAGAAATATGCAGCTTGGTTTGGAACCGTTACAGCTCCGACGACATTTAACGATGAACTCGGAATATTAAAAAAATCGAATGCTCAAGGCGCCATTGGAACGGCATA
This Paenibacillus sp. JZ16 DNA region includes the following protein-coding sequences:
- a CDS encoding VanZ family protein, with protein sequence MRIILTFLWAIALFVFTCSVNFHLLIRYQVVDFQFNPSPDWSELTKLDLKWYSSDWILRKIGHFIGFFILALLASDFGRRRTAFFWSVAYAALTEILQLFFFRGGRIYDVINDSLGILLAYLLCMILFRKSSRRTRR
- a CDS encoding glycosyl hydrolase family 28-related protein; amino-acid sequence: MAKRQTKYMKMNAWSSSDTMDPNDVSFNFDLLDEELMSRGINVKWFGAVGDGRADDTAAFQAAMAKCDKRYKLFVPPGDYRIRQTIENNSRGIYGAGPYVDGGQMGTRIIWDPLDTTTDLLPCIRIRNSGVKAVFEDFGIYGVSRYNSRELINWINKELFEQSLYDMFAVGSAAFEVAGSATPIFRNIATSGVKVGQLLNSNNGHVSSYECTWNGLIGVYCRINTGDYFYQGGSITGAFCGIMFGTILAAGHRGGFNANLHRTHLGFSPYAIYQCIDSGLDDYKAAPVVLGLSGIYMNAQFEQCGEAAIKLLSKSLTSNLRLFGFGFTWSVTSYTGNPSKWEYSMPDELIPAGEKQKYAAWFGTVTAPTTFNDELGILKKSNAQGAIGTAYIDILTGDKESDLTGLGLENVVIRRKVTPLYKSADLQTRMKEREHRTLMPVSAPNLLRNPEVLSNWTVLNGGVISLVTADQVPVPISNEMRQVIGPHPVILKITPDGVRSPMMAIKFNSRTLPYQGDANRNLAMQYFILQTEYESGTLYKSMGRIAAQNAEYIFNDAITWREEGWKHLRGRELASQTGLLHEFSISFIPKVGETYIAGVMVTWDHIGSYSPHPHSYMTDSLEIEGPGNGIILTDSVTRARYQLSIVNGSLQITQK